One genomic window of Campylobacter curvus includes the following:
- a CDS encoding transglycosylase domain-containing protein, translating into MKYILAFCFAVAIAFCGAFLYFYAQVRFEAYSIIDYKPKLTTQIFDRNNELIANIFEENRIYVRYNDIPARVIEALVAIEDTSYFEHGGANYEAIARAVVKDIKAQKLVEGASTLTQQLVKNLVLTREKKFTRKIKEIVLAIKLENELSKEDIIERYLNHVYFGHGYYGIKTAAEGYFRKELNELSIKEIAILVGLPKAPSTYDPTKHLDLSLSRANRVLERMYNIGWINEDEYRKGVLEEPAVFDDTLTRNKAPYVVDEIIKEASKKFDDIKTGGYRIQSTIDLGVQKMAQDALVYGYNEILKRDKKANPEMLNGAIVVTQPQSGQILALIGGIDYAKSSYNRATQSQRQPGSSFKPFIYQIALNSGYSVVSQVADVARTFDMGNGKEWTPKNYSGGFQGYITIKSAITQSRNLATINLLNDLGLSSVRKKLVEMGFENIPENLSIALGSFGISPLEFAKFYSMFPNEGEIVEPTLIKHIENSFGAAMDYEGQKKQVLKPEQAFLMTTLLQNVVNNGTGRNAKIQGIQIAGKTGTTNNNIDAWFCGYTPDIEAIIWYGNDDNSPMKKIEGGGRTAAPVFKKFMEEYIKQYPTLRRVFEQPEGVYKGYYDGGDEFYTNDSPLPQMTPLNEIIQDQENEGLIF; encoded by the coding sequence ATGAAATATATCTTGGCTTTTTGTTTTGCCGTGGCTATCGCTTTTTGCGGTGCTTTTTTATATTTTTACGCGCAGGTGAGGTTCGAGGCTTACAGTATAATCGACTATAAGCCGAAGCTAACGACGCAAATTTTTGACAGAAACAACGAATTGATCGCAAATATATTTGAAGAAAACAGAATTTACGTAAGATATAACGACATCCCCGCGCGAGTCATCGAGGCGCTAGTGGCGATCGAGGATACGAGCTATTTTGAGCATGGCGGAGCGAACTACGAAGCCATAGCAAGAGCCGTCGTAAAAGATATCAAGGCTCAAAAGCTAGTAGAGGGCGCATCTACTTTGACGCAGCAGCTCGTTAAAAATTTGGTCCTTACTCGCGAGAAGAAATTTACAAGAAAAATCAAAGAGATAGTCCTCGCTATCAAGCTTGAAAATGAGCTTTCTAAAGAAGACATCATAGAAAGATACCTAAATCACGTCTATTTCGGCCACGGCTACTACGGTATAAAAACGGCCGCCGAGGGATATTTCAGAAAAGAGCTGAACGAGCTTAGCATAAAAGAGATCGCCATTTTAGTCGGCCTGCCAAAAGCACCTAGCACATACGATCCTACAAAACACCTGGACCTCTCGCTAAGCCGCGCGAACCGCGTGCTCGAGCGTATGTATAACATCGGCTGGATAAACGAGGACGAATACCGAAAAGGTGTGCTGGAAGAGCCTGCGGTGTTTGACGATACGCTCACTAGAAACAAAGCCCCTTACGTAGTCGACGAGATCATCAAAGAGGCCTCTAAAAAATTTGACGACATAAAAACTGGCGGATACCGCATACAAAGCACTATCGACCTTGGTGTGCAAAAAATGGCACAAGACGCACTGGTATATGGATACAATGAAATTTTAAAGCGCGACAAAAAGGCAAACCCTGAAATGCTAAACGGTGCCATCGTCGTGACCCAGCCTCAAAGCGGGCAAATTTTAGCGCTCATCGGAGGGATAGACTACGCAAAAAGCAGCTACAACCGTGCGACGCAAAGTCAGCGCCAGCCAGGATCGAGCTTCAAGCCTTTCATATATCAAATAGCCCTTAACAGCGGCTACTCGGTCGTCTCTCAAGTAGCCGACGTCGCACGCACTTTTGATATGGGAAATGGCAAGGAGTGGACACCTAAAAACTATAGCGGCGGCTTTCAGGGCTACATCACGATCAAGTCCGCCATCACTCAGTCGCGCAACCTAGCGACTATAAATTTACTAAACGACCTTGGTCTAAGCTCTGTTCGCAAGAAGCTGGTCGAAATGGGCTTTGAAAATATCCCTGAAAACTTATCCATCGCACTTGGAAGCTTTGGGATCTCACCGCTTGAATTTGCAAAATTTTACTCGATGTTCCCAAATGAAGGCGAGATAGTCGAACCTACTTTGATAAAACACATCGAAAACAGCTTTGGAGCGGCGATGGACTATGAAGGGCAAAAAAAGCAAGTGCTTAAGCCCGAGCAGGCATTTTTGATGACTACTCTGCTTCAAAATGTCGTAAACAACGGCACCGGGCGAAACGCAAAGATACAAGGCATACAAATAGCAGGCAAAACCGGCACGACAAACAACAACATAGACGCGTGGTTTTGCGGATACACTCCGGACATCGAGGCCATCATCTGGTACGGGAACGACGATAACTCACCGATGAAAAAGATCGAGGGCGGCGGTAGGACGGCGGCACCTGTATTTAAGAAATTTATGGAAGAGTATATAAAGCAATATCCGACGCTCAGACGGGTGTTTGAGCAGCCCGAGGGCGTTTATAAGGGCTACTACGATGGTGGTGACGAGTTTTACACCAACGACTCGCCTTTGCCTCAGATGACGCCTTTAAACGAGATCATTCAAGATCAGGAGAACGAAGGTTTGATTTTCTAA
- a CDS encoding RluA family pseudouridine synthase has product MNEEKAYKILAMQLNISNNEAKDLIDSGLVFAKGQKVAIARALMNVNTKFSVQETSKPSVIFEDENLLAINKPAFITSEKISQMYKFPLLHRLDKETSGVLLLVKNEEFAKRAIEEFKHMRVEKIYVAAVRGILSEEMRVSEPILTIKSKGAAISKISKDGKEAVSDVTPLMVVGKKTLVKVAIKTGRTHQIRLHLASINAPIIGDEKYGKNRAKRIYLHAYFIALLGYKFKADVPKDFNELGFEISNKFDI; this is encoded by the coding sequence ATGAATGAGGAAAAAGCATATAAAATTTTAGCCATGCAGCTAAATATATCAAACAACGAAGCTAAGGACTTGATAGACAGCGGGCTTGTTTTTGCAAAGGGGCAAAAGGTCGCTATCGCAAGGGCTTTGATGAACGTAAATACGAAATTTAGCGTGCAAGAAACATCAAAGCCAAGCGTCATCTTTGAGGATGAAAATCTACTCGCCATAAATAAACCCGCCTTCATCACGAGTGAAAAGATCTCTCAAATGTATAAATTTCCTCTCTTACACCGACTCGACAAGGAGACTAGCGGCGTTTTGTTGCTCGTAAAAAACGAGGAATTCGCTAAGCGTGCGATAGAGGAATTTAAGCATATGCGCGTGGAGAAAATTTATGTTGCTGCAGTGCGCGGGATTTTAAGCGAAGAAATGAGGGTGAGCGAGCCCATTTTGACGATAAAAAGTAAAGGCGCAGCGATCTCTAAGATATCAAAAGACGGCAAAGAGGCCGTCAGCGACGTCACACCGCTCATGGTAGTGGGTAAAAAGACGCTCGTGAAAGTAGCGATAAAAACGGGCAGGACTCATCAGATCAGGCTTCATCTAGCAAGCATAAATGCACCTATAATAGGCGATGAAAAATACGGTAAAAATCGTGCGAAAAGAATATATCTGCACGCTTATTTCATAGCTCTTTTGGGGTATAAATTTAAGGCTGATGTCCCAAAAGATTTTAACGAGCTCGGGTTTGAGATATCAAATAAGTTTGATATTTAA
- the rpsP gene encoding 30S ribosomal protein S16, with amino-acid sequence MATVVRLTRMGRKKRPFYRIVVTDSRKRRDSGWIENIGYYNPMAEPEVVKFDAERLSYWKSVGAKLSDRVAQITSK; translated from the coding sequence ATGGCAACAGTAGTAAGACTAACAAGAATGGGACGTAAGAAAAGACCATTTTATCGTATAGTTGTAACGGATAGCAGAAAAAGACGCGATAGCGGCTGGATAGAGAATATCGGCTATTATAACCCTATGGCAGAGCCTGAAGTCGTTAAATTTGACGCTGAGAGACTTTCTTACTGGAAAAGCGTAGGTGCGAAACTTAGCGACAGAGTAGCTCAAATAACAAGCAAATAA
- the rimM gene encoding ribosome maturation factor RimM (Essential for efficient processing of 16S rRNA), whose amino-acid sequence MNSEFVEVAIIGRCVGLKGCVKLHNKGDFPEQFKKNAVFFDKDGNEFIIKSYDVSKETALFEGYEDIDSAKSLVNKILYTTKELTRKNCKLKEGEFFYFDVLGLNIVENGEILGVVKDIEDNLNNALLYVKTSDDLVSIGFAKNFYVPYIDRFVISVSLENKEILTKDAKSILENS is encoded by the coding sequence TTGAACAGTGAATTTGTAGAAGTTGCGATAATAGGCAGATGTGTTGGACTAAAAGGATGTGTCAAGCTTCATAATAAGGGCGACTTTCCCGAACAATTTAAAAAAAATGCAGTCTTTTTTGATAAAGACGGTAACGAATTTATCATCAAAAGCTACGACGTATCAAAAGAAACGGCTTTGTTCGAGGGATACGAGGATATCGACTCGGCAAAAAGCCTTGTAAATAAAATTTTATATACTACAAAAGAGCTTACTCGTAAAAATTGCAAACTTAAAGAGGGTGAGTTTTTTTATTTTGACGTGCTTGGCTTAAATATAGTCGAAAATGGCGAAATTTTAGGCGTAGTAAAAGATATAGAAGATAATCTGAATAATGCCTTGCTATATGTAAAAACAAGTGACGATCTCGTTTCTATCGGCTTTGCAAAAAACTTTTACGTCCCATATATAGATCGCTTTGTTATAAGCGTGAGTTTGGAAAATAAAGAGATTTTAACAAAAGACGCTAAAAGCATACTTGAAAATTCATGA
- the trmD gene encoding tRNA (guanosine(37)-N1)-methyltransferase TrmD, whose protein sequence is MKFTFVTLFENLVKPYFDDSILARAVENNKIDVNFINPRDHTTQKHFKVDEYMIGGGAGLLMMPQPLNDTLKKIKENDPDVHMVFLTPAAKKFNQKDAKRLAGKKHICFVCGRYEGIDERIVELWADEVFCVGDFILTGGELGALCLADAIARNIEGVLGNSQSLAIESFEDGLLEAPSFTKPDVFDGNFVVSEFLKGNHAKIRLLKNKMAHCKTRFFRPDLYQKLKPQIKEKHEK, encoded by the coding sequence ATGAAATTTACTTTTGTCACGCTTTTTGAAAATTTAGTAAAGCCTTATTTTGATGACTCGATCCTTGCAAGAGCGGTCGAAAATAACAAAATCGATGTAAATTTCATAAATCCTCGTGATCATACTACACAAAAACATTTCAAGGTCGATGAATATATGATAGGCGGTGGAGCGGGGCTATTGATGATGCCTCAACCGCTAAACGATACTCTAAAAAAGATCAAAGAAAACGATCCTGATGTGCATATGGTATTTTTAACGCCTGCGGCCAAAAAATTTAACCAAAAAGACGCGAAAAGATTAGCCGGTAAAAAACATATTTGTTTTGTATGCGGCAGATATGAGGGGATCGATGAGAGGATCGTTGAGCTTTGGGCTGATGAGGTGTTTTGCGTAGGGGATTTTATCTTGACCGGTGGAGAGCTCGGAGCCCTTTGTCTAGCTGATGCTATCGCTCGCAATATAGAGGGGGTGTTGGGAAATAGTCAAAGCCTTGCGATAGAGAGCTTTGAAGATGGTTTGCTTGAGGCGCCGTCCTTTACTAAGCCCGATGTATTTGACGGGAATTTTGTAGTTTCAGAGTTTTTAAAGGGAAACCATGCTAAAATCCGTCTTTTAAAAAACAAGATGGCGCATTGTAAAACAAGGTTTTTTCGCCCTGATTTATACCAAAAGCTCAAGCCACAAATTAAGGAAAAACATGAGAAATAA
- the rplS gene encoding 50S ribosomal protein L19 yields MRNKYIQAFEDAQIASKSVPDFRAGDTLRVAIRIHEGDKTRVQNFEGICIARRGSGVGETFIIRKIGANSVGVERIFPIYSDSIEEIVVLRKGRVRRAKLFYLRDLRGKAAKIRELRK; encoded by the coding sequence ATGAGAAATAAATATATCCAAGCATTTGAAGACGCTCAAATTGCTAGCAAAAGCGTGCCTGATTTTCGTGCAGGAGATACACTTCGCGTAGCTATACGTATCCACGAAGGCGATAAAACTAGAGTTCAAAATTTTGAAGGTATCTGCATAGCTAGGCGCGGAAGCGGTGTCGGCGAGACTTTTATCATAAGAAAAATCGGCGCAAATAGCGTTGGCGTAGAGAGAATTTTCCCTATTTATAGCGACAGCATAGAAGAGATAGTGGTTCTTAGAAAAGGTCGTGTCAGAAGAGCTAAATTGTTTTATCTACGCGATTTACGTGGTAAAGCTGCTAAGATACGCGAGCTTAGAAAATAA
- a CDS encoding ComEA family DNA-binding protein, translated as MKFSRILLALACGINFTLASVDINKADKKELIELGFNKSQAMNIIKYRKAHPFKSTDELTKVKGVNFSQVQKIKDKISVAKAKKPVKPKAKK; from the coding sequence ATGAAATTTTCCAGAATTTTACTGGCTCTAGCATGTGGTATAAATTTCACACTTGCTAGCGTCGACATCAACAAGGCTGATAAAAAAGAGCTCATCGAGCTAGGCTTTAACAAAAGCCAAGCTATGAACATCATAAAGTATAGAAAGGCGCACCCTTTTAAAAGCACGGACGAGCTAACAAAAGTAAAGGGTGTAAATTTTTCGCAAGTTCAAAAGATAAAAGATAAAATTTCCGTAGCGAAAGCTAAAAAACCGGTAAAACCAAAAGCTAAAAAATAG
- the ffh gene encoding signal recognition particle protein encodes MFEQISESFRLAVSKIRFVDDEKALKNALDVLKKALLKADVHHKVTKDLLAAIENDIKKTGVGQKNFLDAIKSNLTNILTAPGNQGFVYASSAPTIVLMAGLQGSGKTTTTIKLANYLKLRKKKVLVAACDLQRLAAVEQLRQLCEANEIDLFFIEGENDPIKVARAALQKAKSGLYDVLLVDTAGRLAIDETLMNEIKLVKEAIKPHEIFYVADAMSGQDGVKSAASFNEALNITGVILSKFDSDSKGGVAISIAKQLEIPLRFVGIGEKASDLESFIPERIVSRIMGEGDLATLVEKTSMVIDEKEAKRLNQKIKKGQFNFNDFLEQMESVKKLGSMKSLIGMIPGLSNMANQIKDIDLDNSKEILHIKAMINSMTQKERENPELLNNSRKRRLAAGAGLNQIEVNRFLKQFENASKLAKKFSGKGGAKGLVNMLAQTNVKHPM; translated from the coding sequence GTGTTTGAACAAATCAGCGAGTCGTTTCGTTTAGCCGTCAGCAAGATACGTTTCGTCGATGACGAAAAGGCTTTGAAAAACGCTCTTGACGTGCTAAAAAAAGCTCTTTTAAAAGCTGATGTTCATCATAAAGTCACCAAAGACCTCCTCGCCGCGATAGAAAACGATATAAAAAAGACCGGTGTGGGTCAAAAGAATTTCCTAGATGCGATAAAGTCGAATTTGACAAACATCCTGACTGCACCGGGTAATCAAGGCTTTGTATATGCAAGCTCGGCTCCTACGATCGTTTTGATGGCCGGTTTGCAAGGATCTGGCAAAACGACCACGACGATAAAACTGGCAAACTATCTAAAGCTCAGAAAAAAGAAAGTCCTAGTCGCGGCGTGCGATCTACAAAGACTCGCTGCAGTCGAACAGCTCAGGCAGCTTTGTGAGGCAAACGAGATCGATCTGTTTTTCATAGAAGGTGAAAACGATCCGATAAAAGTGGCAAGGGCTGCTTTACAAAAAGCCAAAAGTGGGCTCTATGACGTTCTTTTGGTCGATACTGCGGGACGCCTTGCGATAGATGAAACTTTAATGAATGAGATAAAGCTTGTGAAAGAAGCGATAAAGCCGCATGAAATTTTTTATGTAGCCGATGCGATGAGTGGGCAAGACGGTGTCAAATCAGCAGCTAGTTTCAACGAAGCGCTAAATATCACCGGTGTCATTCTTTCTAAATTTGACTCCGATTCAAAAGGCGGAGTAGCTATAAGCATTGCAAAGCAGCTTGAAATTCCGCTTAGATTTGTCGGTATCGGCGAAAAAGCGAGCGATCTTGAGAGCTTTATACCAGAGCGCATAGTAAGCCGCATAATGGGTGAGGGCGACCTTGCTACGCTTGTAGAGAAAACAAGCATGGTGATCGATGAGAAAGAGGCCAAGCGATTAAATCAAAAGATAAAAAAAGGTCAGTTTAACTTCAACGACTTTTTAGAGCAGATGGAAAGCGTAAAAAAGCTTGGAAGTATGAAGTCGTTGATAGGCATGATACCGGGGCTTTCAAATATGGCAAATCAGATAAAAGATATAGATCTTGACAATTCAAAAGAAATTTTACATATCAAAGCGATGATAAATTCCATGACTCAAAAAGAGCGTGAAAATCCTGAGCTTTTAAACAATAGCCGCAAGCGTCGTTTGGCAGCTGGGGCAGGGCTGAATCAAATAGAGGTCAATCGCTTTTTAAAGCAGTTTGAAAATGCCTCGAAACTAGCAAAGAAATTTTCAGGAAAGGGTGGAGCGAAGGGGCTGGTGAATATGCTGGCACAAACAAACGTAAAGCATCCTATGTAA
- the maf gene encoding septum formation inhibitor Maf: MMILASSSQTRAKILTENRINFEQISFEFDESEISKGCAPHIYVQRVAKAKKEQFFKAYPDARNVLFADSCVACEGKILGKATDKNEASDMLWLQSGKVCSVFSAMIFTGENFELLNVSETAYEFDKFSRDDVQSYLESGEWRGKAGAMTIENFNKKYIISQQGETSTAMGLNVKILKAFL, encoded by the coding sequence ATGATGATCTTAGCCTCAAGCTCCCAAACACGCGCTAAAATTTTGACCGAAAACAGGATAAATTTCGAACAAATTTCGTTTGAATTCGACGAAAGCGAAATTTCAAAGGGTTGTGCGCCGCATATTTATGTCCAAAGGGTGGCAAAAGCCAAAAAAGAGCAGTTTTTTAAAGCCTATCCTGACGCTAGAAATGTGCTGTTTGCTGATAGCTGCGTCGCTTGCGAGGGTAAAATTTTAGGCAAAGCGACAGATAAAAACGAAGCCTCGGATATGCTCTGGCTTCAAAGCGGTAAAGTTTGCAGCGTTTTTAGTGCGATGATATTTACGGGTGAAAATTTTGAGCTACTAAACGTCAGCGAAACGGCATATGAATTTGATAAATTCAGCCGAGATGACGTGCAGAGCTATCTAGAAAGCGGCGAGTGGCGGGGTAAAGCGGGGGCGATGACGATCGAAAATTTTAATAAAAAATATATCATTAGCCAACAGGGCGAAACTAGTACCGCGATGGGGCTCAATGTGAAAATTTTAAAGGCATTTTTATGA
- a CDS encoding KH domain-containing protein yields MVEDFLYEYAKLIADYPEKIKIEREELGENFAEIIISADKVDTGKLIGKDGKMINAIKTVIIGCKAKDPTSYRVTVKALEQ; encoded by the coding sequence ATGGTTGAAGATTTTTTATACGAATACGCCAAACTGATAGCGGACTATCCTGAAAAGATCAAGATCGAACGAGAAGAGCTTGGCGAAAATTTTGCCGAGATCATCATAAGCGCCGATAAGGTCGATACCGGGAAGCTTATCGGAAAAGACGGCAAGATGATAAATGCCATAAAAACCGTCATCATAGGCTGCAAGGCAAAAGATCCGACTAGTTATAGAGTAACGGTAAAAGCGCTTGAACAGTGA
- the alaS gene encoding alanine--tRNA ligase: MQNLDVREAYLNFFKSKGHEIIPSAPLVPNDATLLFTNAGMVPFKSIFTGEVPRPTPPIRTSCQTCIRAGGKHNDLDNVGYTARHHTFFEMLGNFSFGEYFKKDAIAYAWEFVTQVLKLPIDRLYVTVHESDDEAFELWAQHIARDRIYRFGDHDNFWQMGDTGPCGPCSEIFYDQGGEHFNTPEDYMGGDGDRFLEIWNLVFMQYERSADGKLSPLPKPSIDTGMGLERVTAIMEGKFSNYDSSLFMPLIDEVAKLCGKPYSYDSGASYRVISDHIRSVTFLLAQGTTFDKEGRGYVLRRILRRAIRHGYLLGIKEPFMYKLVDKVCEMMGGHYTYLNEKKAAVKEQVRLEEERFLATIASGLELFNEELAKTKEIFSGETAFKLYDTYGFPLDLTADMLREKGLKVDEAKFDELMSEQKARAKAAWKGSGDKSSKGDFKELLEEFGENKFSGYDELERQSKILALLDNDFKRVQNLRAGESGWVMFDVTPFYAQSGGQTGDTGEIVGVGEVLDTQKFHGLNLSQVEVGKQIKTDDVLNLKVSDARAEIARHHSATHLLHAALRKILGTHVAQAGSNVEADRLRFDFSHPKALTSEELEMIEKFVNDAVASGAAAKTEIMDVEAAKNSGAIALFGEKYSEKVRVLSLGDVSKELCGGTHVKNVSEIGAFFITKESGVSAGVRRIEAVCSRAALNLARGFRSELAEISNELKTNEPMVAIKKLKGEVRELKDKLKNIGDSHAIAFTSINDTKMGVAVVKSGDIKTMIDNYKNEFASLAILLLQVNDDKIAIAAGVKNAPIKAGEWVKMAAKILDGNGGGRDDFATAGGKNVLMIETAVKEAFEFAREKLLNA; encoded by the coding sequence CCGCACCGCTCGTGCCAAACGACGCGACGCTACTTTTCACAAACGCCGGCATGGTGCCGTTTAAGAGCATTTTCACAGGCGAAGTACCGCGCCCTACCCCACCGATCCGCACCAGCTGTCAGACCTGCATACGCGCCGGCGGTAAGCACAACGACCTTGACAACGTCGGCTACACCGCGCGCCATCACACGTTTTTTGAGATGCTTGGAAATTTCAGTTTCGGCGAATATTTCAAAAAAGACGCGATCGCATACGCGTGGGAATTTGTAACGCAGGTGCTAAAACTGCCAATTGACCGCCTTTACGTGACCGTGCATGAGAGCGATGACGAAGCATTCGAGCTTTGGGCGCAGCACATCGCAAGAGACAGGATTTACCGCTTTGGCGACCACGATAACTTCTGGCAAATGGGCGATACTGGACCTTGCGGACCATGTTCTGAAATCTTTTACGATCAAGGCGGCGAGCATTTTAATACGCCCGAGGACTACATGGGCGGCGATGGCGACCGTTTCCTTGAAATTTGGAATTTAGTCTTCATGCAATACGAACGCTCGGCGGACGGCAAACTAAGCCCGCTACCAAAGCCAAGTATCGACACGGGCATGGGCTTAGAGCGCGTCACGGCGATAATGGAGGGCAAATTTAGCAACTACGACAGCTCGCTTTTCATGCCGCTCATCGACGAGGTCGCGAAGCTTTGCGGCAAGCCTTACAGCTACGATAGTGGGGCTAGCTACCGCGTCATCAGCGATCATATCCGCTCGGTCACGTTCCTACTCGCTCAGGGCACAACATTTGACAAAGAAGGTCGTGGATACGTGCTTCGCCGCATCTTGCGCCGCGCGATCCGCCATGGCTATCTGCTAGGCATCAAGGAGCCCTTTATGTATAAGCTCGTGGATAAGGTCTGCGAGATGATGGGCGGGCACTACACCTATCTAAACGAGAAAAAAGCGGCGGTCAAGGAGCAGGTGCGCCTGGAAGAGGAGAGGTTTCTAGCGACGATCGCATCGGGCTTGGAGCTATTTAACGAAGAGCTAGCCAAAACCAAAGAAATTTTTAGCGGCGAAACGGCGTTTAAGCTTTACGACACCTACGGCTTTCCGCTTGATCTCACCGCCGATATGCTGCGCGAAAAGGGACTAAAAGTCGATGAGGCTAAATTTGACGAGCTCATGAGCGAGCAAAAAGCGCGCGCAAAGGCTGCATGGAAAGGCAGCGGCGACAAGAGCTCAAAGGGCGATTTTAAAGAGCTTCTTGAAGAATTTGGCGAAAATAAATTTAGCGGCTACGACGAGCTAGAAAGACAAAGCAAAATTTTAGCCCTGCTTGATAATGATTTTAAACGAGTGCAAAATTTACGCGCGGGTGAGAGCGGCTGGGTGATGTTTGACGTTACGCCATTTTACGCGCAAAGTGGCGGTCAGACGGGCGATACGGGCGAGATAGTGGGCGTAGGTGAAGTGCTGGATACGCAAAAATTTCACGGGCTAAATTTATCCCAAGTCGAGGTAGGCAAGCAGATAAAAACGGACGATGTGTTAAATTTAAAGGTCAGCGACGCAAGAGCCGAGATAGCGCGCCACCACTCGGCGACACATTTATTGCACGCTGCGCTGCGTAAAATTTTAGGCACGCATGTGGCGCAAGCTGGCTCGAACGTCGAAGCAGACAGGCTTAGATTTGACTTCTCGCATCCAAAGGCGCTAACGAGCGAGGAGCTAGAAATGATAGAAAAATTTGTGAATGACGCCGTGGCAAGCGGCGCGGCGGCAAAGACTGAAATAATGGACGTCGAAGCTGCCAAAAATAGCGGTGCGATCGCGCTCTTTGGTGAGAAATACAGCGAAAAAGTGCGCGTGCTAAGCCTTGGTGATGTGAGCAAAGAGCTTTGCGGCGGAACGCACGTGAAAAACGTCAGCGAGATAGGCGCGTTTTTCATCACCAAAGAAAGCGGCGTGAGTGCGGGCGTGCGCCGTATCGAGGCGGTCTGTTCGCGTGCCGCGCTAAATTTGGCTCGCGGTTTTAGAAGCGAGCTGGCTGAAATTTCAAACGAGCTAAAAACGAACGAACCGATGGTCGCTATCAAAAAGCTAAAAGGCGAGGTGCGAGAGCTAAAAGACAAGCTCAAAAATATCGGCGACTCCCACGCCATCGCATTTACGAGTATAAATGATACAAAAATGGGCGTTGCCGTCGTCAAAAGCGGCGACATCAAAACGATGATAGATAATTACAAGAACGAATTTGCCAGCCTTGCTATTTTGCTATTACAGGTAAATGACGATAAGATCGCGATCGCTGCGGGCGTGAAAAACGCTCCGATAAAAGCCGGCGAGTGGGTCAAGATGGCGGCTAAAATTTTAGACGGAAACGGCGGCGGACGCGATGACTTCGCCACAGCAGGCGGCAAAAACGTGCTGATGATAGAGACCGCCGTCAAAGAAGCGTTTGAGTTTGCAAGAGAGAAGCTACTAAATGCCTGA